A single genomic interval of Oryza sativa Japonica Group chromosome 7, ASM3414082v1 harbors:
- the LOC4343374 gene encoding uncharacterized protein isoform X2, which yields MDSESEPHPQARVARQTRDPLLESITILEMPPEHWQQGVKHLVLFHIEEIHDYTAVAVDLRNPKSCRPVTRTLPSWHLGVLDGVEDNDAALQQEARDQGSRTVRDAIDRDGERLHGEEHRDRRHDSRDNRGGQDRRRGRNRRYNNDHPDDDLHHGGQRDNDYDDDRDNRGRDVTCGRGGIRGLDVNFRCERTRSPRARDRGDTRRRDGRRHQAGCGDKEDRDNDCGNGDSPQAALTPTVAASSSARNAHLTSPPFDKGPLLPPRRPHDGAGYEARSAASIPAARVFARINEAVAAASAEGALRQMLVTAGVAVALDKLAAPVALDKPAANAAVPSPMVTAMASLATISSTTRKLLPIASTEKTLLSLNAECAAAPTLQDALATNGSSPAKDTETAPAPDIAEFDSI from the exons ATGGACTCCGAATCCGAGCCGCATCCACAAGCGCGTGTGGCGCGCCAAACCCGCGACCCTCTCCTCGAATCGATCACGATTTTGGAGATGCCGCCGGAGCACTGGCAACAGGGGGTCAAGCATCTAGTCCTCTTCCACATCGAGGAGATCCACGATTACACCGCGGTGGCCGTCGACCTCCGCAATCCTAAGTCCTGCAGGCCGGTGACACGCACTCTGCCGTCATGGCACTTGGGCGTTCTGGACG GCGTGGAGGACAATGACGCTGCTCTCCAACAGGAGGCTCGCGACCAAGGAAGCAGAACAGTCCGGGACGCCATTGATCGTGATGGTGAACGACTCCATGGCGAGGAACACCGCGACAGGCGCCACGACAGCCGCGATAATCGTGGCGGCCAAGACAGGCGCAGAGGCCGTAACAGGAGATACAACAACGATCACCCAGACGATGATCTCCACCATGGCGGGCAGCGCGACAACGACTACGACGACGATCGCGATAACAGGGGACGTGATGTCACATGCGGGCGAGGTGGCATCCGCGGCCTGGACGTTAACTTCCGGTGCGAACGCACGCGCTCACCGCGCGCCCGTGACCGTGGCGACACAAGGCGGCGCGACGGGCGGCGTCATCAGGCTGGCTGCGGTGACAAGGAAGACAGGGACAATGACTGCGGAAACGGCGACTCCCCCCAAGCGGCCCTCACTCCGACCGTTGCGGCATCGTCCTCGGCACGGAATGCTCACCTGACATCGCCCCCGTTCGACAAGGGGCCTCTGCTCCCGCCGCGTCGTCCGCACGATGGAGCGGGGTATGAAGCCCGGTCCGCTGCGTCCATCCCGGCGGCGCGGGTTTTCGCCCGCATCAACGAGGCCGTTGCGGCAGCCTCGGCGGAAGGGGCACTGCGGCAGATGCTAGTTACGGCCGGTGTGGCGGTGGCGCTTGACAAGCTCGCCGCGCCGGTGGCGCTCGACAAACCCGCCGCAAATGCTGCGGTGCCATCACCGATGGTGACAGCCATGGCGTCGCTGGCGACGATCAGTTCGACTACAAGGAAGCTATTGCCGATCGCGTCCACAGAAAAGACGCTGCTGTCCCTGAACGCTGAGTGCGCTGCGGCGCCAACTCTTCAAGACGCGCTTGCGACGAATGGCTCGTCCCCGGCCAAGGACACCGAGACAGCACCGGCGCCTGACATCGCCGAATTCGACTCCATTTAG
- the LOC4343374 gene encoding uncharacterized protein isoform X1 yields MDSESEPHPQARVARQTRDPLLESITILEMPPEHWQQGVKHLVLFHIEEIHDYTAVAVDLRNPKSCRPVTRTLPSWHLGVLDGERPPPRLFEYFPHHLPPPLTYTFRHGRAEGVEDNDAALQQEARDQGSRTVRDAIDRDGERLHGEEHRDRRHDSRDNRGGQDRRRGRNRRYNNDHPDDDLHHGGQRDNDYDDDRDNRGRDVTCGRGGIRGLDVNFRCERTRSPRARDRGDTRRRDGRRHQAGCGDKEDRDNDCGNGDSPQAALTPTVAASSSARNAHLTSPPFDKGPLLPPRRPHDGAGYEARSAASIPAARVFARINEAVAAASAEGALRQMLVTAGVAVALDKLAAPVALDKPAANAAVPSPMVTAMASLATISSTTRKLLPIASTEKTLLSLNAECAAAPTLQDALATNGSSPAKDTETAPAPDIAEFDSI; encoded by the coding sequence ATGGACTCCGAATCCGAGCCGCATCCACAAGCGCGTGTGGCGCGCCAAACCCGCGACCCTCTCCTCGAATCGATCACGATTTTGGAGATGCCGCCGGAGCACTGGCAACAGGGGGTCAAGCATCTAGTCCTCTTCCACATCGAGGAGATCCACGATTACACCGCGGTGGCCGTCGACCTCCGCAATCCTAAGTCCTGCAGGCCGGTGACACGCACTCTGCCGTCATGGCACTTGGGCGTTCTGGACGGTGAGCGCCCCCCGCCGCGCCTCTTTGAATATTTCCCTCAccatctgccgccgccgctgacctATACCTTCCGCCACGGCCGCGCGGAAGGCGTGGAGGACAATGACGCTGCTCTCCAACAGGAGGCTCGCGACCAAGGAAGCAGAACAGTCCGGGACGCCATTGATCGTGATGGTGAACGACTCCATGGCGAGGAACACCGCGACAGGCGCCACGACAGCCGCGATAATCGTGGCGGCCAAGACAGGCGCAGAGGCCGTAACAGGAGATACAACAACGATCACCCAGACGATGATCTCCACCATGGCGGGCAGCGCGACAACGACTACGACGACGATCGCGATAACAGGGGACGTGATGTCACATGCGGGCGAGGTGGCATCCGCGGCCTGGACGTTAACTTCCGGTGCGAACGCACGCGCTCACCGCGCGCCCGTGACCGTGGCGACACAAGGCGGCGCGACGGGCGGCGTCATCAGGCTGGCTGCGGTGACAAGGAAGACAGGGACAATGACTGCGGAAACGGCGACTCCCCCCAAGCGGCCCTCACTCCGACCGTTGCGGCATCGTCCTCGGCACGGAATGCTCACCTGACATCGCCCCCGTTCGACAAGGGGCCTCTGCTCCCGCCGCGTCGTCCGCACGATGGAGCGGGGTATGAAGCCCGGTCCGCTGCGTCCATCCCGGCGGCGCGGGTTTTCGCCCGCATCAACGAGGCCGTTGCGGCAGCCTCGGCGGAAGGGGCACTGCGGCAGATGCTAGTTACGGCCGGTGTGGCGGTGGCGCTTGACAAGCTCGCCGCGCCGGTGGCGCTCGACAAACCCGCCGCAAATGCTGCGGTGCCATCACCGATGGTGACAGCCATGGCGTCGCTGGCGACGATCAGTTCGACTACAAGGAAGCTATTGCCGATCGCGTCCACAGAAAAGACGCTGCTGTCCCTGAACGCTGAGTGCGCTGCGGCGCCAACTCTTCAAGACGCGCTTGCGACGAATGGCTCGTCCCCGGCCAAGGACACCGAGACAGCACCGGCGCCTGACATCGCCGAATTCGACTCCATTTAG
- the LOC136357439 gene encoding uncharacterized protein, whose protein sequence is MVNTRASGSGNNNNEENPTLAQVLAQQTQLINMLVQQMQNQQGNNNVNPPPPQNKLADFLRVRPPTFSSTTNPVEVGDWLHAVEKKLELLQCVVALKKREFRALKQKDRTVTEYLHEFNRLARYAPEDVRTDEERQEKFLEGLKDELSVMLISHDYEDFQELVDKAIRLEDKKNRMDNRKRGRIVFQEAQDSSQRQRIKPLQIGESSSAGQEQSQQLNIGGEINSETNASNEDNDGQATQSVSFQQDQSQEDNSSGREQQVCFSCYKPGHFARECPKSQHQQPQGQINNIVVTGANAVPVASSRVVSSSVTTQPPVSKRQ, encoded by the exons atggtgaacactcgcgccagtggaagtggaaacaataacaatgaagagaaCCCCACCCTTGCTCAAGTGCTGGCTCAACAGACCCAATTGATTAACATGTTAGTGCAACAAATGCAGAACCAGCAAGGGAACAACAATGTcaatcctccgccgccgcagaacaagttagctgattttcttcgtgtgaggccgcctaccttctctagcactACCAACCCAGTGGAAGTAGGTGATTGGTTGCACGCtgttgagaagaagttggaactgctccagt gtgttgttgctttgaagaagcgtgagttccGGGCACTTAAGCAAAAGGATCGTACTGTGACGGaatatcttcatgagttcaatcgtctagctcgctatgctccagaagatgtgcgtactgacgaggaaaggcaggagaagttcttggaaggtcTGAAGGATGAACTGTCAGTTATGTTGATCTCTCATGACTATGAGGATTTTCAGGAGTTGGTTGATAAAGCAATTCGACTggaagacaagaagaacaggatggacaatcgtaagagaggaaggattgttttccaggaggcacaggatagtagccagaggcagcgtatcaagccactccaaattggtgaatCTTCTTCCGCTGGTCAAGAACAGTCACAACAGTTGAACATCGGTGGTGAGATCAACTCAGAGACTAATGCAAGCAATGAAGACAATGATGGGCAAGCTACTCAATCAGTGTCATttcagcaggatcagtctcaAGAAGATAACAGTAGTGGAAGGGAGCAGCAGGTATGTTTCAGCTGTTACAAGCCAGGCCACTTTGCAAGAGAGTGTCCGAAGTCACAGCATCAGCAGCCGCAAGGTCAGATCAACAACATTGTCGTCACAGGAGCCAATGCAGTGCCAGTTGCGTCTTCAAGAGTTGTGTCTTCAAGTGTTACAActcagccaccagtttcaaagcggcagtag